The following are encoded in a window of Prochlorococcus marinus str. MIT 1013 genomic DNA:
- a CDS encoding translocation/assembly module TamB — protein MGDEWSSKRLKQWGLAGTFAALGGVLIWSGADLLLSRTISRFSPQIEKTLSNSLGHPLKIGSYRGLKPWGVELGPTILLPGIKDSSSVNISNLTIKFAPFASLFNWQPVAIFNPKGTEILLSKNDTGSFWILPHNDNPKKINLQLKFNLKEPTKIVFNSGDTTLLAKGDLSLNLGKKKIYGAINLDSKKQGSLFIAGNGYWDGIEFKTKVKINKLSLSIFEGILGNKTNIITRGNINGSLNLGVKKGLIRCKGDLLFNDLTLKGGPLRETLSTNNSKIKCDNNKFMLIDSNWNYGYWDISNSSEIPFYKKDKTYINSVTSIKIKDFEHKPLSLKLKLPISIVDRQFIPGELNANFNLESFPLGALNPILNASLSGKLNTKGDFRGPLSSLNSAINLSLNNPQINGIRLREKWRGSFTRIPGEQKWGSLRMVSEGASIPGDLQINFNKDGSFNDLNLNRLGGKISLNPKLNAFEWDANKFRLDRVEVAFPPEKSFKRIFGEVSGNGQFSLDPLFLNGDLNLDYFRLLGFKVNKASIKGQIKNSETNLTGELIPTEKGKIKFDINNGSEFSLLAQVKDVSSSWITATALELPKLGLKYSDAMGKAEDLEKFIIGYSNSSIDSQFDALTRSQDSYRDEISRINNQSIINPYDLNGNINADIKLSGPTLSDLNVEAKAFGKVWTDKIKILSPNDIKPFKATFNGNLSSGMGDFSLLDFNFSLLSLFAPIPSAVDGYFGLKGKYILGNSTPQVTADLIIKNTVIYNRNIILDNGNIKFKDNYLEFDIALRDKSSANPVKLGGTYPLISSYPIDLKVESHGDGLAFLTGLTKGNVSWTSGTADLSLLIRGTPAKPLANGFLVLKNSELLFQDKKIHNLNSTIVFDFNRLEVRTLKANTGANGIINSQGGISLFDSQLSESEPLAISIEKTRIKTAFTDISASSNIVVKGSIFKPQLAGEVFILEGSIFAKRANNSGKTSSEKRDSMVKISRRLPEQKWNQREPLVLFIQDEDAPASRIISSGLPKGFESIIFDNLKLVLGPSLRLVSQPLASFETNGFLFLNGTFDETLDVSGVIKLVSGYVNLFTTTFNLDQSEPNVAVFVPSMGLVPYVDVTLKSRVPDNVRDVSNFSSNGMASFGIGGSRFVNVEVTASGPADRISENFQLRSTPTLGRSELLGLIGGNSLANLISSGGNSDVLASFLNRSFASYLQGNINGFLSDRLQISLYPAYINGSDSDDDASDSSSSSTDQEDTNLPGQQAWVTEIGVDLNDKINFSVQAAPNRQDIPPKGNITFQMNPNVGLLGSFDKNGNWQSQLQLYFRY, from the coding sequence ATGGGAGATGAGTGGAGTTCTAAAAGATTAAAGCAGTGGGGACTTGCTGGAACCTTTGCGGCATTGGGTGGTGTTTTGATTTGGAGTGGCGCAGACCTACTATTAAGTAGGACTATAAGCCGTTTTTCTCCACAAATAGAGAAAACATTATCTAATTCATTAGGTCACCCTTTAAAAATAGGTTCATACAGAGGTCTTAAACCATGGGGAGTTGAGTTGGGGCCAACAATTCTACTTCCAGGTATTAAAGATTCTTCCTCAGTTAATATTTCAAATTTAACAATTAAATTTGCTCCTTTTGCGAGTTTATTTAATTGGCAACCAGTTGCAATATTTAATCCAAAAGGAACAGAAATTTTATTAAGCAAAAATGATACTGGTTCGTTTTGGATTCTTCCCCATAATGATAATCCTAAGAAAATCAACCTTCAACTAAAATTTAATTTAAAAGAACCAACCAAAATTGTATTTAATTCTGGAGATACGACATTATTAGCGAAAGGTGATCTATCTCTCAATCTTGGTAAGAAAAAGATTTATGGTGCGATTAATCTAGACTCTAAAAAACAAGGAAGCCTTTTTATTGCGGGAAATGGGTATTGGGATGGAATAGAATTTAAAACTAAAGTAAAAATTAATAAATTAAGTCTTAGTATCTTTGAGGGGATTTTAGGAAATAAGACTAATATTATCACTAGAGGAAATATAAATGGAAGTCTAAATTTGGGAGTCAAGAAAGGTTTAATCAGATGTAAGGGTGATTTACTGTTTAATGATTTAACTCTAAAAGGAGGACCTCTAAGGGAGACCTTGTCTACAAATAATTCAAAAATAAAGTGTGATAATAATAAATTTATGTTAATTGATTCTAACTGGAATTATGGATATTGGGATATATCTAACTCATCTGAAATACCATTTTATAAAAAAGATAAAACTTATATAAATTCTGTAACTTCTATTAAGATTAAAGATTTCGAACATAAACCACTTTCTTTAAAATTAAAATTACCAATTTCAATAGTTGATCGGCAATTTATTCCTGGTGAATTAAATGCTAATTTTAATTTAGAATCTTTTCCTTTAGGCGCGTTAAATCCAATACTAAATGCCTCATTATCAGGAAAATTAAATACAAAAGGTGATTTTCGTGGCCCCTTATCTTCTCTGAACTCTGCTATTAACCTTTCTTTAAACAATCCACAGATTAATGGTATCCGATTAAGAGAAAAATGGAGAGGTTCTTTTACTCGAATTCCAGGTGAACAGAAATGGGGTAGTTTGAGAATGGTATCGGAAGGTGCTTCTATCCCTGGTGATCTTCAAATTAACTTTAATAAGGATGGAAGTTTTAATGATTTAAATCTAAATAGATTAGGAGGTAAAATAAGTCTAAATCCTAAATTAAATGCATTTGAATGGGATGCTAATAAATTTAGATTAGATCGAGTAGAAGTGGCTTTCCCGCCAGAGAAAAGTTTTAAACGAATCTTTGGGGAAGTTTCAGGTAATGGACAATTTTCTCTTGATCCATTATTTCTTAATGGTGATTTAAATTTAGATTATTTTAGATTGTTAGGTTTCAAAGTAAATAAGGCAAGCATTAAAGGTCAGATTAAAAATTCAGAAACCAATTTAACAGGTGAATTAATACCAACTGAAAAGGGAAAGATTAAGTTTGACATTAATAATGGGTCCGAATTTTCTTTGTTAGCTCAAGTTAAGGATGTAAGCTCTAGTTGGATTACAGCTACAGCTTTAGAGTTGCCTAAATTAGGATTGAAGTATTCAGATGCAATGGGTAAGGCTGAAGACTTAGAAAAATTTATAATTGGTTATTCAAATAGTTCTATAGATAGTCAGTTTGACGCTTTAACTAGGTCTCAGGATTCATATAGAGATGAGATATCTAGGATAAATAATCAGAGCATTATTAACCCTTATGATCTTAATGGGAATATTAATGCTGATATTAAATTAAGTGGTCCAACTCTATCTGATTTAAATGTAGAAGCAAAAGCCTTTGGTAAGGTTTGGACAGACAAAATAAAGATTCTAAGTCCCAATGATATAAAACCTTTTAAAGCAACTTTTAATGGGAATCTATCTTCAGGTATGGGAGATTTTTCTTTACTTGATTTTAATTTTTCATTATTATCTTTATTTGCACCAATACCTTCTGCAGTTGATGGGTATTTTGGTCTAAAGGGTAAATATATTTTAGGCAATTCCACCCCACAAGTTACAGCAGATTTAATTATTAAGAATACAGTAATTTATAACAGAAATATTATTTTAGATAATGGAAATATTAAATTTAAAGATAATTATCTAGAATTTGATATTGCTCTAAGGGATAAATCTTCGGCAAATCCTGTTAAGTTAGGTGGAACCTACCCATTAATTAGTTCTTACCCTATTGATCTAAAGGTCGAAAGTCATGGTGATGGGTTGGCGTTTTTGACTGGACTAACGAAAGGGAATGTTTCTTGGACCTCAGGGACAGCTGATCTAAGCTTGTTGATTAGAGGAACCCCTGCAAAACCTCTTGCGAATGGGTTTTTGGTTTTGAAAAACAGTGAGCTACTTTTTCAAGATAAAAAGATTCATAATTTGAATAGCACAATAGTTTTTGATTTCAATAGACTTGAAGTCCGTACTCTAAAAGCAAATACAGGAGCAAACGGCATCATTAACAGTCAAGGTGGAATTTCATTATTTGATTCTCAATTAAGTGAAAGCGAGCCATTGGCTATTTCTATAGAAAAAACACGAATCAAGACCGCATTTACTGACATCAGCGCTTCGTCTAACATTGTTGTTAAGGGATCTATTTTTAAACCTCAATTAGCAGGTGAAGTATTTATTTTAGAAGGTTCAATTTTTGCTAAAAGAGCTAATAATTCAGGTAAGACTTCATCTGAAAAAAGAGATTCTATGGTGAAAATAAGTCGTAGATTACCAGAACAAAAATGGAACCAGAGAGAACCCCTGGTTTTATTTATTCAAGATGAAGATGCACCTGCAAGTCGTATAATTAGTTCTGGCTTGCCTAAAGGGTTTGAGTCAATAATCTTTGATAATTTAAAGCTTGTACTGGGCCCTTCATTGCGATTGGTTTCACAACCCTTGGCAAGCTTCGAAACAAATGGATTCCTTTTCTTAAATGGTACTTTTGACGAAACACTTGATGTTAGTGGAGTTATTAAGCTTGTAAGTGGTTACGTTAATCTCTTTACGACTACCTTTAATTTAGATCAAAGTGAACCTAATGTAGCCGTATTTGTACCGTCTATGGGCTTGGTTCCATATGTTGACGTGACTTTGAAAAGCCGTGTTCCAGATAATGTTAGAGACGTCAGTAACTTTTCCTCTAATGGTATGGCATCATTTGGTATTGGAGGATCTCGTTTTGTAAATGTCGAAGTAACGGCCTCTGGGCCTGCAGATCGTATTAGTGAAAACTTTCAATTAAGAAGTACTCCAACTTTGGGAAGAAGTGAGTTGTTAGGACTTATAGGAGGTAATTCTCTTGCAAATCTAATAAGTAGTGGAGGAAATAGTGATGTGCTTGCTAGCTTTTTGAATAGATCTTTTGCTTCGTATCTTCAAGGCAATATTAATGGTTTTTTAAGTGATAGGCTTCAAATATCTTTGTATCCTGCATATATAAATGGATCAGATTCAGACGATGATGCTAGTGATAGTAGTTCTTCAAGTACTGATCAGGAAGATACGAATTTGCCAGGTCAACAGGCATGGGTGACAGAAATAGGAGTTGACCTTAACGATAAAATTAATTTTTCAGTTCAGGCTGCTCCTAACAGACAAGATATTCCACCGAAAGGAAATATTACTTTTCAAATGAATCCCAACGTAGGTCTACTAGGCTCGTTTGATAAGAATGGGAATTGGCAAAGTCAGCTTCAACTCTATTTTAGATATTAA